A stretch of DNA from Hydrogenophaga sp. SL48:
TGGCTCAACCCCGGGGACGGCACGGTGTACTCTCTGTAATATCCTCGCTTCTGGCTGGGCAACAGTCGCTCTCGGTTGCCGAAAACCGTTCCGTCTTTTTCATAACGGAAGGGTCCGCCTTGACGGATCTGCTCCATCACTTCCTGGCCCTGCAACGGCAAGCCCGACAGGGCCACTGAGGCCACCGAAGAACCGGGAAACTGGGAGGAAGATGGGGCTCTGGCCTGCACCAAGACAGTGCCGAGCGTGATCAACAGTGCACCCGTCAGCACCCGTCCACCCACCAGACTGGCGCGCCATTTCTTGGCCAGGATCGGTTGGAGCCCCATCACATTCCCTGTTTCTCTGATGCCGTCAACCCACCTTCAACGCCCGGCAAAGTCACTCCAAGCAGCCGTTTCGGGGTGGGTTAACCCTGAAATTCAAGCTGCGTAGTGTGCCTGATGCGTTACAGAAAAGCAAGCCGATGCTGAATATTTAGGCAGGGAAAGTGGGTGATTTTGTGTGAAAAAGTTAGTGCTTGCTTTTTCCCTGGAGCTTATCGGGCCACGTTGGCTTCGGCGACGGTCAGTGCCGTCATGTTGACGATGCGTCTCACGGTGGCGCTGGCCGTGAGAATGTGCACGGGCTTGGCCACGCCCAGCAGCATCGGGCCGATCGCAATGCCCCCGCCGGAGGCCGTCTTGAGCAGGTTGTAGGCGATGTTGGCGGCGTCGATGTTGGGGCAGACCAGCAGGTTGGCGTCGCCCTTGAGGGTCGAGCGCGGCATGATCGTCTGGCGTGCATCGGCGTCCAGTGCCACATCGCCGTGCATTTCGCCGTCCACCTCCAGCCATGGTGCATTCGTTTGCAGGATGGCGAGTGTTTCGCGCATCTTGATGGCGCTGGGCTGGTTGCTGGAGCCGAAGTTGGAGTGTGAGAGCAGGGCGACTTTGGGCGTGATACCAAAACGCAGCATCTTTCGTGCCGCCATCTTGGTGATTTCCGCGAGTTGCACGGCGGTCGGGTCGTAGTTGATGTGGGTGTCGACCAGGAACACCTGGCGGCCCGGCAGCATGAGCGCGTTCATGGCCGCGTAGCAGTTCGCGCCCTCGCGTTTGCCGATCACCTGGTCGATGTAGTCCAGGTGCAGCGCGGTGTTGCCCCAGGTGCCGCAGATCACGCCGTCCACGTCGCCGCGGCGCAGCAGCATGGAGCTGATGAGGGTCAGGCGGCGGCGCATCTCGATCTTGGCCAACTGCTCGGTGACGCCACGGCGCTCCATGAGCTGGTGGTAGGTCTGCCACAGGTCGCGGTAGCGGTGGTCTTGCTCGACGTTGACGACGTCGTAGTCGAGGTCTTCTTTCAGGCGCAGGCCGAATTTTTCGATGCGCTCGGCGATGATGGCTGGGCGTCCGATCAGTGTGGGGCGGGCCAGGCCCTCGTCCACCACGATCTGGCAGGCGCGCAGCACGCGCTCTTCCTCGCCCTCGGCGTAGGCCACGCGCTTCTTCAGCGCCGTCTTGGCCGCCGCGTAGATCGGCTTCATGATCGTGCCCGAGGCGAACACGAAGCTCTGCAGGCGCTGCTTGTAGGCCTCCATGTCGGTGATCGGGCGCAGGGCCACACCGCTGTCGGCGGCTGCCTGCGCCACGGCCGGCGCGATCTTCATCATCAGGCGCGGATCAAACGGCTTGGGGATCAGGTACTCGGGGCCGAAGGCCAGCTTCTCGCCCGCGTAGGCTGCGGCCACCACCTCGCTCTGCTCGGCCTGCGCCAGCTCGGCGATGGCGTGCACCGCCGCGATCTCCATCTCGTCGGTGATCGTCGAGGCGCCGGCGTCCAGCGCGCCACGGAAGATGTACGGGAAGCACAGGACGTTGTTGACCTGGTTCGGGTAGTCGGTGCGGCCGGTGGCCATGATGGCGTCGTCGCGCACCGCCTTCACGTCTTCGGGTGCGATCTCGGGGTTGGGGTTGGCCAGCGCGAAGATCAGCGGATTGGCCGCCATCTTGGCGACCATGTCTTTCTTGAGCACACCGCCGGCCGAGAGACCTAGGAACACGTCGGCACCCGCGATGGCCTCGGAGAGCGTGCGCTGGTCGGTCTTCTGGGCGAAGACGATCTTGTCTTCGTCCATCAGTTCGGTGCGGCCCTCGTACACCACACCCGCCAGGTCGGTGACCCAGATGTTCTCGCGCGGGATGCCGAGCTTGACCAGCAGGCCCAGGCAGGCCAGTGCCGCAGCGCC
This window harbors:
- a CDS encoding ribonuclease; translated protein: MGLQPILAKKWRASLVGGRVLTGALLITLGTVLVQARAPSSSQFPGSSVASVALSGLPLQGQEVMEQIRQGGPFRYEKDGTVFGNRERLLPSQKRGYYREYTVPSPGLSHRGARRIVCGGPKPRAPDACFYTEDHYSSFRLIVQ
- a CDS encoding NADP-dependent malic enzyme, encoding MSNDNVQDTKRAELRRAALEYHEFPTPGKVAIAATKQLTNQRDLALAYSPGVAAPCEEIVADPNNAFKYTSRGNLVAVITNGTAVLGLGDIGPLAAKPVMEGKGVLFKKFSGIDVFDIEINEKDPDKLVDIIASLEPTFGGINLEDIKAPDCFYVERKLRERMKIPVFHDDQHGTAIVVGAALMNGLKVVGKDPKQIKLVTSGAGAAALACLGLLVKLGIPRENIWVTDLAGVVYEGRTELMDEDKIVFAQKTDQRTLSEAIAGADVFLGLSAGGVLKKDMVAKMAANPLIFALANPNPEIAPEDVKAVRDDAIMATGRTDYPNQVNNVLCFPYIFRGALDAGASTITDEMEIAAVHAIAELAQAEQSEVVAAAYAGEKLAFGPEYLIPKPFDPRLMMKIAPAVAQAAADSGVALRPITDMEAYKQRLQSFVFASGTIMKPIYAAAKTALKKRVAYAEGEEERVLRACQIVVDEGLARPTLIGRPAIIAERIEKFGLRLKEDLDYDVVNVEQDHRYRDLWQTYHQLMERRGVTEQLAKIEMRRRLTLISSMLLRRGDVDGVICGTWGNTALHLDYIDQVIGKREGANCYAAMNALMLPGRQVFLVDTHINYDPTAVQLAEITKMAARKMLRFGITPKVALLSHSNFGSSNQPSAIKMRETLAILQTNAPWLEVDGEMHGDVALDADARQTIMPRSTLKGDANLLVCPNIDAANIAYNLLKTASGGGIAIGPMLLGVAKPVHILTASATVRRIVNMTALTVAEANVAR